A DNA window from Drosophila biarmipes strain raj3 chromosome 2R, RU_DBia_V1.1, whole genome shotgun sequence contains the following coding sequences:
- the LOC108022177 gene encoding kinesin-like protein Klp59C, producing the protein MDRIKIGEQLFFQRSDGSVQPVVCTGKNPELDSVTGEWTEGAVVKGKEVPISMLIEINRHIFAENQPPPGTAGSLIPKPWDVSPSGGRQDSQRKSLDGTGTANPYAERLGAMGFRSKLPSTKVESTPPAPVVYRDQGGPYTSRLVPCKPRNTSPMQNRRSQGSNNNQRCSSVVREVNRMKDEREKRRARQVEQLQEKDALRRKDPGNPNWEVALMLRQYRMTLTFTPLRSLNPREAAAQQITVCVRKRPMSRKEENTKNMDIITIPTSESLIVHELRLKVDLTKFLEHHKFRFDYTFDEECSNALVYAHTARPLIRTMFEGGNATCFAYGQTGSGKTHTMGGEFFGKIQDCGTGIYAMAARDVFEEISRAEYREIGAKITCSFFEIYGSKVFDLLLPNKPMLRVLEDGRQQVVVVGLTEITVTKVEDVLRLIEHGSKERTSGQTSANAKSSRSHAVFQIALHLPNSWGPYGKCSFVDLAGNERGADTQSADRQTRIEGAEINKSLLALKECIRALSRQSSHLPFRGSKLTQVLRDSFVGGKKNKTCMIAMISPSMSCVEHTLNTLRYADRVKELVAKEDDALQNPGGTKDKSPDLNDESEPEMLVEEEGEQYDYEENPHITISSEETSSYIQHNASSDTNFNQTINMPQQPLELREVAEQYVALMNCMENLVRDFRDLQTEEEFGRHLANSDHAFDDLLAMVNQTRDQVFKFKTQQLIKDLMQKNGQLEGGEEEKKEED; encoded by the coding sequence ATGGATCGCATCAAGATTGGCGAGCAGTTGTTCTTCCAGCGGAGCGACGGAAGTGTCCAGCCGGTGGTTTGCACGGGGAAGAATCCGGAGCTGGACTCGGTGACCGGGGAATGGACCGAGGGAGCGGTGGTAAAGGGCAAGGAGGTGCCCATCAGTATGCTGATTGAAATCAACCGTCACATTTTCGCGGAGAACCAACCTCCACCGGGGACGGCGGGCTCTTTGATTCCTAAGCCCTGGGATGTGAGTCCCTCCGGAGGACGTCAGGACTCGCAGAGGAAGTCGTTGGACGGAACCGGAACAGCAAACCCCTATGCAGAGCGCCTGGGAGCTATGGGTTTTCGCAGTAAGCTGCCTTCCACAAAAGTGGAGAGTACTCCCCCAGCTCCAGTGGTGTATCGTGATCAGGGTGGACCGTATACCTCTCGACTGGTGCCCTGCAAGCCGCGTAACACCAGTCCCATGCAGAACCGCAGATCTCAGGGCTCCAATAACAATCAGCGGTGCTCGAGTGTCGTTAGGGAGGTGAATCGCATGAAGGACGAGCGGGAAAAGCGGCGCGCTCGGCAGGTGGAGCAGCTGCAGGAGAAGGATGCACTGCGTCGCAAGGACCCGGGGAATCCCAACTGGGAGGTGGCCCTCATGCTGCGCCAGTACCGCATGACCCTGACCTTCACCCCGCTCCGCAGTCTGAATCCCCGCGAAGCTGCTGCCCAGCAGATCACAGTTTGTGTGCGCAAGAGACCCATGAGTCGCAAGGAGGAGAACACGAAGAACATGGACATTATCACGATTCCCACTTCCGAGTCGCTGATTGTCCACGAGCTGCGCCTCAAGGTGGACCTAACCAAGTTCCTGGAGCACCACAAGTTCCGTTTCGACTACACCTTCGACGAGGAGTGCTCCAATGCGTTGGTCTACGCCCACACAGCTCGTCCGCTGATCAGAACCATGTTTGAGGGGGGCAATGCCACCTGCTTTGCCTATGGACAGACCGGCAGTGGCAAGACCCACACCATGGGCGGCGAGTTCTTCGGCAAGATTCAGGACTGCGGCACCGGGATCTACGCCATGGCAGCCCGCGACGTCTTCGAGGAGATTTCCCGAGCTGAGTACCGCGAAATTGGAGCCAAGATCACTTGCAGCTTCTTTGAGATCTATGGCAGCAAGGTCTTCGACCTGCTGCTGCCAAACAAGCCCATGCTTCGTGTTCTGGAGGATGGCAGGCAgcaggtggtggtggtgggccTCACGGAGATCACGGTGACCAAGGTGGAGGATGTCCTTCGCCTGATTGAGCACGGCAGCAAGGAGCGCACCTCGGGACAGACCTCGGCAAATGCCAAGTCCTCCCGTTCCCATGCCGTCTTCCAGATTGCCCTCCACCTGCCCAACTCCTGGGGACCCTACGGCAAGTGCTCCTTCGTGGACCTGGCCGGCAATGAACGCGGGGCGGATACGCAGTCCGCGGACAGACAAACTCGCATCGAGGGAGCCGAGATCAACAAATCCCTGCTGGCCCTCAAGGAGTGCATTCGGGCCCTGAGTCGCCAGTCCAGCCACCTCCCCTTCCGGGGCTCCAAGTTGACGCAGGTCCTCCGCGACTCCTTCGTGGGTGGCAAGAAGAACAAGACCTGCATGATCGCCATGATATCACCCTCCATGAGTTGCGTGGAGCACACCCTGAATACCCTACGCTACGCGGATAGGGTTAAGGAGCTAGTAGCCAAGGAAGACGATGCCTTGCAGAATCCGGGAGGGACCAAAGATAAGTCCCCCGATCTCAACGACGAATCCGAGCCAGAAATGTTGGTCGAGGAGGAGGGGGAGCAGTACGACTACGAAGAGAATCCACACATCACCATTTCTTCCGAGGAAACCAGCTCATACATTCAGCACAATGCCAGTTCCGATACGAACTTTAACCAAACCATTAACATGCCACAGCAGCCCTTGGAACTCAGGGAGGTGGCCGAGCAATACGTAGCTTTAATGAATTGCATGGAGAACCTGGTGCGCGACTTCCGTGATCTTCAAACGGAGGAGGAATTCGGCAGGCACCTGGCCAACTCGGACCATGCCTTTGACGATCTGCTCGCCATGGTGAATCAAACCCGAGACCAAGTGTTCAAATTCAAGACCCAACAATTAATCAAGGACTTGATGCAGAAGAACGGGCAGCTGGAAGGGGGTGAGGAGGAAAAGAAGGAGGAGGACTAG
- the LOC108022411 gene encoding uncharacterized protein LOC108022411, translating to MPGSENFTAQGVSEEERAHNNLMMVIATLTWLVLSCLTLFIYCCNYWQLLRPFSQRNREESEPQRSTLLTVDD from the exons ATGCCCGGCAGTGAGAACTTTACAGCTCAGGGAG TGTCCGAGGAGGAACGGGCTCATAACAATCTGATGATGGTAATAGCCACCTTGACGTGGCTCGTGCTCAGCTGTTTAA CGCTCTTCATTTACTGCTGCAATTACTGGCAACTTTTGAGGCCCTTTTCCCAGAGGAACCGAGAGGAGTCCGAGCCGCAGCGGAGCACCCTTCTAACAGTGGATGATTAG